A portion of the Trachemys scripta elegans isolate TJP31775 chromosome 11, CAS_Tse_1.0, whole genome shotgun sequence genome contains these proteins:
- the LOC117884632 gene encoding zinc finger protein 239-like, giving the protein MNENEEGNPQQEGPDQVELQGRFLRRAQGNFSQYWEQRKAWNHRHRSERKLGNRQRKKVKEVIECGGGGKDPQETTDQQTNPKEKKPYKCLECGKSFSRRSDLIKHGRIHSGERPYKCLDCGKSFNQSSNLTTHRRVHIGERPYKCFECGKSFGVLSTLIIHQRTHTGEKPYECLDCGKSFYRSSNLTAHQRVHTGEGPHKCLECGKSFSAPSVLLIHQRTHTGEKPYKCLECGKSFSQSSGLISHERIHTGERPYKCLDCGKSFSRRSDLSNHGRIHTGERPYKCLDCGKSFSRRSDLSNHGRIHTGEKPYKCLICGKSFNRSSNLHTHWRVHTGESGKSFSESSKHQESIHVSASAVG; this is encoded by the exons ATGAATGAGAACGAGGAGGGGAATCCACAGCAGGAAGGTCCTGACCAAGTGGAACTGCAGGGGAGGTTTTTGAGAAGAGCTCAAGGGAATTTTTCCCAGTACTGGGAACAGAGAAAAGCCTGGAATCATCGGCACAGGTCAGAGAGGAAGTTGGGAAACCGCCAAAGGAAGAAAGTGAAGGAAGTAATTgaatgtgggggaggaggcaaggaTCCCCAGGAAACCACAGACCAGCAGACAAATCCCAAGGAAAAGAAACCATATAAATGCTTGGAATGTGGGAAGAGCTTCAGTCGGCGCTCAGATCTTATTAAACATGGTAGAATCCATTccggagagagac cctataaatgcttggactgtgggaaaagcttcaatcagagttcaAATCTTACTACCCATCGGAGAGTGCACataggagagagaccctataaatgtttcgagtgtgggaaaagtttcggTGTACTATCAACCCTTATTATACATCAGAGAactcacacaggagagaaaccttaTGAAtgtttggactgtgggaaaagcttctaTCGGAGCTCAAATCTTACTGCCCATCAGAGAGTGCATACAGGAGAGGGACCACATAAATgtcttgagtgtgggaaaagcttcagtgcaCCATCAGTTCTCCTTATACACCAGAGaacccacacgggagagaaacctTATAAATGCttggagtgtgggaaaagcttcagtcagagctcaGGCCTTATTAGCCATGAGAGAATCCATACAGGGGAGAGACCgtataaatgcttggactgtgggaaaagcttcagtcgccGCTCAGACCTTAGTAACcatgggagaatccacacaggagagagaccatataaatgcttggactgtgggaaaagcttcagtcgccGCTCAGACCTTAGTAACcatgggagaatccacacaggagagaaaccctataaatgtttgatctgtgggaaaagcttcaatcggaGCTCAAATCTTCATACCCATTGGAGAGTGCATACAGGAGAgagtgggaaaagtttcagtgaGAGCTCAAAGCATCAGGAGAGCATTCATGTAAGTGCCTCAGCTGTGGGGTAA
- the LOC117884633 gene encoding zinc finger protein 7-like, protein MFGDCGNSFPGSSAHIIQQTIHTGEKRYRCAECGKSFSQSTTLINHQRLHTGEKPYMCPTCGISFVQLSQVVRHQRIHTGEKPYTCLTCGKSFSDKSHFNQHQKIHTGEKPYTCLTCGKSFRYSSALTTHQRKHTGEKPYKCPECQKTFSDSSIFSRHRRVHTGEKPFKCCDCGKSFGESSDLLVHQRVHTGEKPYKCLECGTSFRVPSALIVHQRVHTGERPYKCLICGKTYRCSSHLTKHQRIHTGKKSLKCPD, encoded by the coding sequence ATGTTTGGTGACTGTGGGAACAGCTTCCCTGGGAGTTCTGCCCATATTATTCAGCAGACAATCCACACGGGAGAAAAACGCTATAGATgtgctgagtgtgggaaaagcttctcTCAGAGTACGACGCTCATTAACCATCAGAgactccacacaggagagaagccctacaTGTGCCCCACGTGTGGGATCAGCTTTGTTCAGCTCTCACAAGTTGTTagacaccagagaatccacacgggagaaaAGCCCTATACATGCCTGacctgtgggaaaagcttcagtgatAAATCACATTTCAATCAACACCAGaagatccacacaggagaaaaacCCTATACATGTCTGacctgtgggaaaagcttccgaTACAGTTCAGCTCTTACCACACATCAGAGAAAACACACTGGAGAGAAACCTTATAAATGTCCCGAGTGCCAAAAAACATTCAGTGACAGTTCAATCTTTAGCAGGCATCGGCGGGtacacacaggagagaagcccttCAAATGCTGTGATTGTGGGAAAAGCTTTGGGGAGAGCTCAGACCTTCTTGTACATCAGAGAGTacacacgggagagaaaccctataaatgccttgagtgtgggacAAGTTTCAGAGTACCGTCAGCACTGATTGTGCACCAGAGAGTACACACTGGAGAGAGGCCCTATAAGTGCCTGATCTGTGGGAAAACATACCGGTGTAGCTCACACCTTactaaacatcagagaatccacacaggcaAGAAATCCTTGAAGTGCCCTGACTAG